From the Exiguobacterium aurantiacum genome, one window contains:
- a CDS encoding putative bifunctional diguanylate cyclase/phosphodiesterase, whose product MLALVTLTLGNFIWLLLDMQYLNPSRRFVANLFWIMSYPLFLMALVNRTQTGGFLLSDRHYRFNLSIYMIVAMSVSYHFLIQPFHLAADYPFHIYAITFVYQFVDLGILFLGIILYYMVQAGKTERAVLFLVTGLILQATADVMMVVSYPDTTSTMYLLWTIAPLFIGLTGLLYRERPSDTWKEHRTILNPEYELYLPYASGILLIVLVINSYDWHFNVLSVALIVTYFLIVGRQFFMIRENKQILSQMEYLAFHDSLTSLPNRHSLITDLKRHVSSEHERLALLMIDLDRFKYINDSLGHQIGDRVLIAVAEHIGLIIKEKERLYRLGGDEFVVLLRNGSEEHARFFANALLDLFVIDMTVAGKTMNLTPSIGISLFPDHSKNAEDLLTKADVAMYEVKENGKNNYLVFDSEMMTKIQRKMEIEKALKYALEEKQFHLVYQPKINLQSGQLDGVEALLRWHHSRLGIISPMEFIPAAEETGMIVDIGCWVMRKACEQVKAWQSLGPTELHVAVNVSVIQLEDDAFIDSVRHILDQTKLGPHCLELEITESIMQNTKDTTIILHQLKELGVRTSIDDFGTGYSSLHVLQHLPIDALKIDQSFVRGLDESASSPMVKTIIELGLNLDLDIIAEGIETDFQLQFLKQNGCTLGQGYLLSKPLDRADFERYLKTFSAIH is encoded by the coding sequence TTGCTGGCATTGGTCACTTTGACTCTCGGTAACTTCATTTGGCTACTGCTCGACATGCAGTACTTGAACCCGTCAAGACGCTTTGTCGCGAACTTGTTCTGGATTATGTCCTATCCATTATTTTTAATGGCACTCGTCAATCGAACCCAGACAGGAGGATTTTTACTCAGTGATCGCCATTATCGATTCAATCTCTCCATCTACATGATCGTGGCTATGTCCGTCAGCTATCATTTTTTAATTCAGCCGTTCCATCTAGCAGCTGACTATCCGTTCCACATTTATGCGATCACGTTCGTTTATCAATTCGTCGATCTAGGCATCCTGTTTCTCGGCATCATTCTCTACTATATGGTCCAAGCCGGAAAAACGGAGCGCGCAGTCTTATTTTTGGTGACCGGACTAATCCTACAGGCGACAGCCGATGTCATGATGGTCGTTTCATATCCTGACACCACCTCGACCATGTATCTGTTATGGACGATTGCCCCTCTTTTCATCGGGTTGACCGGGTTGCTATATCGGGAACGGCCGTCGGATACATGGAAAGAGCATAGGACGATTCTGAATCCCGAATATGAACTGTATTTGCCTTATGCGAGCGGAATCTTATTGATTGTGCTCGTCATAAATAGCTATGATTGGCATTTCAACGTGTTGAGCGTCGCCTTGATTGTCACGTATTTTTTAATTGTCGGGAGACAATTTTTCATGATTCGAGAGAATAAACAGATTCTATCTCAAATGGAGTATTTGGCGTTTCACGACAGCCTGACCAGCTTGCCCAATCGCCATAGTCTCATCACCGATCTAAAACGACACGTATCGTCTGAGCACGAGCGTTTGGCTTTACTGATGATCGATTTGGACCGGTTCAAATATATCAATGATTCGCTCGGTCATCAGATTGGTGATCGTGTGCTGATTGCCGTTGCCGAGCATATCGGGCTAATCATCAAGGAGAAGGAGCGTCTCTATCGACTTGGCGGGGACGAGTTCGTCGTCTTGTTACGCAACGGCTCAGAAGAACACGCCCGCTTCTTTGCGAACGCCTTACTCGATCTCTTCGTAATCGACATGACGGTCGCCGGAAAAACGATGAACCTTACCCCGAGCATCGGCATCAGTCTATTCCCTGACCACTCGAAAAACGCAGAGGATTTGTTGACGAAGGCCGATGTCGCCATGTATGAGGTGAAAGAGAATGGCAAGAACAATTATCTCGTGTTCGACAGCGAGATGATGACCAAAATCCAACGCAAGATGGAAATCGAAAAAGCATTGAAGTACGCGCTCGAGGAAAAGCAATTCCATCTTGTCTATCAACCAAAAATCAATTTACAGTCTGGCCAATTGGATGGGGTAGAGGCGCTGTTGCGCTGGCATCATTCTAGACTAGGCATCATCTCGCCGATGGAGTTTATTCCTGCAGCGGAAGAGACTGGGATGATTGTCGACATCGGGTGCTGGGTCATGCGGAAGGCGTGTGAGCAAGTGAAAGCTTGGCAGTCTCTTGGTCCGACCGAGTTGCACGTCGCCGTAAACGTCTCTGTCATTCAGTTAGAGGACGATGCATTCATCGATTCGGTCAGACACATCCTCGACCAGACGAAGCTCGGTCCACATTGTCTTGAACTTGAAATCACCGAATCCATCATGCAGAACACGAAAGACACGACAATTATCTTGCATCAGTTGAAAGAACTCGGTGTCCGAACTTCAATTGATGATTTCGGTACGGGGTATTCTTCCTTGCATGTCCTTCAACATCTGCCGATTGATGCGTTAAAGATTGATCAATCGTTTGTGAGAGGATTGGACGAATCGGCATCTTCGCCGATGGTCAAAACCATCATCGAGCTTGGGTTGAACCTCGATTTGGACATCATCGCCGAAGGGATCGAGACCGATTTCCAACTACAATTTCTCAAGCAAAACGGCTGTACGCTCGGCCAAGGGTACCTACTCTCCAAACCGCTAGATAGAGCAGACTTTGAACGATATTTGAAGACATTCTCGGCCATCCATTGA